A segment of the Amycolatopsis thermophila genome:
GGTGTTCGTCAGCGACTCCTGCACCAGCCGCAGCGCCGACCGCGCCACCTCCTGCGGCAGGTCCTTCGGCACCCGCACCTCGGCCTCGACCGGCACGCCCGTGTGCGCGGCCTCCACGAGCCGCCGCAGGTCGGCCTCGAGGTCCATCGTCGCCTGGTCGGTCACCGCCTCCGCGCCCGCGCGCATGCTGCCGACCAGCCGCCGCATCGCGGTCATCGCCTCGGTGCCCGCCGCCTCGATCCGCTCGATCACCTCCAGCGCGACCTTCGGGTTCTGGTCGGCGATCACCTTCGCCGCCTGCGCCTGCACGATGATCCCCGTGACGTGGTGCGCGACCAGGTCGTGCAGCTCCCGCGCCAGCGCCATCCGCTCCGAGTTCTGCGCGTCGGCGACCGCGGCCTCGACCACCTTGCGGCGCTCCGAATCCCGCGCCCGGAAGTACAACCCGCACGCAATCGCGATGCCGAGCACGAGGACCGCGCCCACCACGAGGTCCCGCGCGTCGGCCAGCCCGAGCCGGCTGCGACCGGTGGCGAGCCCGGCGAGCGTGGTGAACGCGACCGTCACGGACAGCAGGCCGATCGTCGCCCACGCCCGCTTCGGTTCGACGTGCCGGACCAGCAGGATGACCACCACGATGCCGGCGACGATCTCGGTGAACGGCAGGACACCGAAACCGCGCAGGTACTCGCTGGACGCGATGTACAGCGCCGGCGCGGTGGCGAAGATGACCGCCGCGAGGGCGATCCCGGCCCGCAGCGGCCGGCGGGTCGCGTAGATCGTGGTCGCCGCCGCGGCGATCGACAGGAGCAGCACGGGCAGCGAGCGGACGTCGGTGTGCAGCAGCTGGTACAGCTCGAAGAACAGCGGCAGGCTCAGCCCGCCGATCAGCGGCCACTGCTCGCGCACGAGGTTGCGCAGCGCGCTGTCCTTGCGCGGCGCATGGCTGCGCCGCAGGTGCAGCGCGGCGGCGACCGTGACGA
Coding sequences within it:
- a CDS encoding sensor histidine kinase, producing the protein MPFSDRVSAAWRWLGLEGVVLLAAFLCDLAVVVPAAVDPIGPRGRDLLLLPGMIVLGACALWARTRPAAAVFAGAATLFASTFLIRVTYAAAYTTLLSNVSLSETVAGVELVFFCVRRVRWPEAVIGTGTLVLGGLFATVYRRGSDRFGMSDTMLVGLVLLVVTVAAALHLRRSHAPRKDSALRNLVREQWPLIGGLSLPLFFELYQLLHTDVRSLPVLLLSIAAAATTIYATRRPLRAGIALAAVIFATAPALYIASSEYLRGFGVLPFTEIVAGIVVVILLVRHVEPKRAWATIGLLSVTVAFTTLAGLATGRSRLGLADARDLVVGAVLVLGIAIACGLYFRARDSERRKVVEAAVADAQNSERMALARELHDLVAHHVTGIIVQAQAAKVIADQNPKVALEVIERIEAAGTEAMTAMRRLVGSMRAGAEAVTDQATMDLEADLRRLVEAAHTGVPVEAEVRVPKDLPQEVARSALRLVQESLTNTGKHAAGATRVCVLAEVRDGELHIRVADDGRRVAARPAGGSGGYGLVGMRERVELLHGRLAAGPAPDGGWVVEAWLPVEEDA